The following are encoded together in the Acidobacteriota bacterium genome:
- the ilvB gene encoding biosynthetic-type acetolactate synthase large subunit gives MKQRGAHIIWSCLVEQGVDTVFGYPGGAILPAYDALLDHPIRHVLVRHEQGATHMADGYARASGKVGVALATSGPGATNLVTGIATAMMDSIPLVCITGQVPEALLGSDAFQETDITGITLPITKHNYLVTRAADIAPTLRAAFRLATSGRPGPVLVDITKNAQQEETDWEPRSERSEGEGFSPRRADADTATAKAVALRTSLEDATALLASAKRPVILAGHGILKSGAMAEVLTLAERAHIPVAMTLLGIGSLPASHPLNLGMMGMHGEAWVNDAIQEADLLLALGMRFDDRVTGKLAEYARHAKKIHIDIDPSELHKNVRADVAVQGDLKAVLQEWLPQVEATRHDGWLTRIGDLAGGPTVRDIDELPDDGRLCAAHVIHDIWRATGGKAIIVTDVGQHQMWAAQYYKVHEPGTFITSGGLGTMGFGLPAAIGAKMARPDKEVWAIVGDGGFQMTQAELQTMVQENVKVNVAIINNGYLGMVRQWQQFFHDRRYSSTPMSSPDYVKLADAHGLPGVRVTKRAEIKDALRHARASAGAVVMDFRVVQEDTVYPMVSPGAALNDMIRRPGSPSLVETGADLQ, from the coding sequence CGGCCTACGATGCGCTGCTCGACCACCCGATTCGCCACGTGCTGGTGCGCCACGAACAGGGCGCCACCCACATGGCCGACGGCTACGCGCGCGCCAGTGGCAAGGTCGGTGTCGCGCTGGCGACGTCCGGGCCTGGCGCCACCAACCTGGTCACCGGCATCGCCACGGCCATGATGGACTCGATTCCGCTGGTCTGCATCACCGGCCAGGTGCCAGAGGCGCTGCTCGGGTCCGATGCGTTCCAGGAAACCGACATCACCGGCATCACGCTCCCCATCACCAAGCACAACTACCTGGTGACCAGGGCCGCCGACATTGCCCCGACCCTGCGCGCCGCCTTCCGCCTGGCGACCTCGGGACGCCCCGGACCGGTGCTGGTCGACATCACCAAGAACGCGCAGCAGGAAGAGACCGACTGGGAACCACGCTCTGAGCGTTCGGAGGGCGAGGGCTTCAGCCCTCGCCGCGCCGACGCCGACACAGCGACCGCTAAAGCGGTCGCTCTCCGAACGTCGCTGGAAGACGCGACGGCGCTGCTCGCGTCGGCCAAACGGCCGGTGATTCTTGCCGGCCACGGCATCCTGAAGAGCGGCGCGATGGCCGAAGTGCTGACGCTCGCCGAACGCGCGCACATCCCGGTGGCCATGACCCTGCTCGGCATCGGCAGCCTGCCGGCCTCTCACCCGCTCAACCTCGGCATGATGGGCATGCACGGCGAGGCGTGGGTCAACGACGCCATCCAGGAGGCCGACCTCCTGCTCGCGCTCGGCATGCGCTTCGACGACCGCGTCACCGGCAAGTTGGCCGAGTATGCGCGCCACGCGAAGAAAATCCACATCGACATTGATCCGTCGGAACTGCACAAGAACGTGCGCGCCGACGTGGCCGTGCAAGGCGACCTGAAGGCGGTGCTGCAGGAGTGGCTGCCGCAGGTCGAGGCCACGCGCCACGACGGGTGGCTCACCCGCATCGGCGACCTCGCCGGCGGTCCCACCGTCCGCGACATCGACGAGTTGCCCGACGATGGCCGGTTGTGCGCGGCGCACGTCATCCACGACATCTGGCGCGCCACCGGCGGCAAGGCGATCATCGTCACCGATGTCGGTCAGCACCAGATGTGGGCGGCGCAGTATTACAAGGTGCACGAACCGGGCACGTTCATCACCTCGGGCGGCCTCGGCACCATGGGCTTCGGGTTACCTGCGGCGATCGGCGCCAAGATGGCGCGGCCCGACAAGGAAGTGTGGGCCATCGTCGGCGACGGCGGCTTCCAGATGACGCAAGCCGAGTTGCAGACCATGGTCCAGGAGAACGTCAAGGTCAACGTCGCGATCATCAACAACGGCTACCTCGGCATGGTGCGGCAGTGGCAGCAGTTCTTCCACGACCGCCGCTACTCATCCACGCCGATGTCGTCGCCCGACTACGTCAAGCTCGCCGATGCCCACGGACTGCCCGGCGTGCGCGTGACCAAGCGCGCCGAGATCAAGGACGCCCTGCGCCACGCGCGCGCCTCGGCCGGCGCCGTGGTGATGGACTTCCGGGTCGTCCAGGAGGACACCGTCTATCCGATGGTGTCGCCCGGCGCCGCCCTGAACGACATGATCCGGCGTCCCGGGTCGCCGTCGCTGGTCGAGACCGGAGCGGATCTCCAATGA
- a CDS encoding P1 family peptidase, translating to MKHFSLIVTLSVFGLAGALAQSDARPRARDIGLAPGVFATGPLNAITDVAGVSVGHTTLVVGDHVRTGVTVVVPHAGNVFQDKVPGAVFIGNAFGKLAGSTQVEELGTIETPIALTNTLGVGAAMDGLVRWTLDQPGNQNVRSVNALVGETNDSGLNDIRGQHVRPQHVLEALKAATTGAVPEGSVGAGTGTQAFGWKGGMGTASRKLPAAQGGYTLGVIVQSNYGGVLTMGGAPVGQLLGRYAYQPKAARQPHEGVASTNGDGFGDGSCMIVVATDAPLDARDLKRVAARAIYGLARTGSSYSNGSGDFAIAFTTAPDLRTRFGSSVPQARTLLPTDGVSALFQAALEATEEAVYNSLLKATTVTSRSGTVEALPIDRLREILKRYPRP from the coding sequence ATGAAACATTTCTCACTCATCGTGACGTTGTCGGTGTTCGGCCTGGCAGGCGCGCTGGCGCAGTCTGATGCCCGGCCGCGGGCGCGGGATATCGGGTTGGCGCCGGGTGTGTTCGCGACCGGGCCGCTCAATGCGATCACCGACGTCGCCGGGGTCAGCGTCGGACACACCACGCTGGTCGTCGGCGATCACGTCCGCACCGGGGTGACCGTGGTCGTGCCCCATGCCGGCAACGTGTTCCAGGACAAGGTGCCAGGCGCCGTCTTTATCGGCAACGCGTTTGGCAAGCTGGCCGGCTCGACGCAGGTCGAGGAGCTCGGCACGATCGAGACGCCGATCGCGCTCACGAACACCCTTGGCGTCGGTGCCGCCATGGATGGGCTCGTGCGCTGGACCCTCGATCAGCCGGGCAACCAGAACGTGCGCTCGGTGAACGCCCTGGTGGGGGAGACCAACGACAGCGGCCTCAACGACATTCGCGGGCAGCACGTGCGGCCCCAGCACGTGCTCGAGGCGCTCAAGGCCGCGACGACCGGCGCGGTGCCTGAAGGCAGCGTCGGCGCGGGCACGGGCACGCAGGCCTTTGGCTGGAAGGGCGGCATGGGCACGGCCTCGCGCAAGTTGCCGGCGGCGCAGGGCGGCTACACGCTCGGCGTGATCGTGCAATCCAACTACGGCGGCGTGCTGACGATGGGCGGCGCGCCCGTGGGGCAGTTGCTCGGGCGGTATGCCTATCAACCAAAGGCTGCCAGGCAACCCCACGAAGGGGTTGCCTCCACCAACGGGGACGGGTTCGGCGACGGTTCCTGCATGATCGTCGTCGCGACCGACGCGCCGCTCGACGCCCGCGACCTGAAGCGCGTGGCGGCCAGGGCCATTTACGGCCTGGCGCGGACCGGTTCGTCGTACAGCAACGGCAGCGGCGACTTCGCCATTGCCTTTACGACGGCGCCCGACCTGCGAACCCGGTTCGGGTCTTCAGTTCCCCAGGCCAGGACCCTGTTGCCGACCGACGGGGTGTCGGCGCTGTTCCAGGCCGCCCTCGAAGCCACCGAAGAGGCGGTTTACAACTCGCTCCTCAAGGCGACGACGGTGACCAGCCGGAGCGGCACCGTCGAGGCGTTGCCGATCGACCGGCTGCGCGAGATCCTCAAGCGGTATCCGAGGCCATAA
- the ilvC gene encoding ketol-acid reductoisomerase, whose amino-acid sequence MATMIHDADVDVAAILGRKVAVMGFGSQGHAHSMNLRDSGGTVRVAVRPGSRGWRAAEAAGFTPMEPAAAAAWADVIMMLVPDLVQPGLFKNDIEPHLTPGKMLMFAHGFAIRFNWITPPEGVDVSMVAPKAPGHRVREVFKEGAGVPGLMAIHKDATGNARAATLAYAKAIGCTRAGVIETTFSEECETDLFGEQAVLCGGVSALVTAGFETLVEAGYQPEIAYFECLHELKLIVDLMYRGGLGFMRYSVSDTAEHGDYTGGPRLVTDETRKEMRKMLAEIRSGAYAEKLARDTKSGWFAAEREKNREHQIEQVGARLRARMPFLEPAAAPEPEPALKA is encoded by the coding sequence ATGGCGACGATGATTCACGACGCGGATGTGGACGTAGCGGCAATCCTGGGACGCAAGGTGGCCGTGATGGGCTTTGGCTCGCAGGGCCACGCGCACTCGATGAACCTGCGCGACAGCGGCGGCACGGTTCGCGTGGCCGTGCGGCCCGGCAGCCGGGGCTGGCGCGCCGCTGAAGCCGCGGGCTTCACGCCCATGGAGCCGGCGGCGGCGGCGGCGTGGGCCGACGTGATCATGATGCTGGTGCCCGACCTGGTGCAGCCCGGGTTGTTCAAGAACGACATCGAGCCGCACCTGACGCCGGGCAAGATGCTGATGTTCGCGCACGGCTTCGCGATCCGCTTCAACTGGATCACGCCGCCCGAGGGCGTGGACGTCTCGATGGTGGCGCCGAAGGCGCCCGGCCATCGCGTCCGAGAAGTGTTCAAGGAAGGGGCGGGCGTGCCCGGCCTGATGGCGATTCACAAGGACGCGACCGGCAACGCCCGCGCCGCGACGCTCGCTTATGCCAAGGCCATTGGCTGCACGCGCGCCGGCGTGATCGAGACGACGTTCTCGGAAGAGTGCGAAACCGACCTGTTCGGCGAGCAGGCGGTGCTGTGCGGCGGCGTGAGCGCGCTTGTCACCGCCGGATTTGAAACGCTGGTCGAAGCCGGCTATCAGCCCGAGATTGCCTATTTCGAATGCCTGCACGAGCTGAAGCTGATCGTCGACTTGATGTATCGCGGCGGCCTGGGCTTCATGCGCTACTCGGTGAGCGACACGGCCGAGCACGGCGACTACACCGGCGGGCCGCGCCTGGTCACCGACGAGACCAGGAAGGAAATGCGGAAGATGCTGGCGGAGATTCGCTCGGGCGCGTACGCCGAGAAGCTGGCGCGCGACACCAAGAGCGGCTGGTTCGCGGCCGAACGCGAGAAGAATCGCGAGCACCAGATCGAACAGGTCGGCGCCAGGCTCCGCGCGCGCATGCCCTTCCTGGAGCCGGCGGCGGCGCCGGAGCCCGAGCCGGCGCTAAAGGCCTGA
- the glgP gene encoding alpha-glucan family phosphorylase produces the protein MSEERFSAGAVLPARIHRLHELALDLWWSWDKRAREVFRRLDYGLWRATAHNPVRMLQSLTAEQLAGAAGDDAFLKAYDQAIFGLDNARTQAHPWWQERESLINGGSIAYFSAEFALHQSLPIYAGGLGVLAGDHCKEAADLGVPLVGVGFMYPQGYFLQRMSNEGWQEERYQRISWTEAPIEAALTPEGKPCITAVPLGDRTVLAAVWRVRLGKVRLFLLDTDLAENAPWDRELSARLYGGNHETRIQQEIILGIGGVRALRALGITPTVWHLNEGHAAFVALQRIREGIEKGHSFDDALDIVRRSTVFTTHTPVPAGHDAFPFHLVEKHLAGSWGEIGEHRPRFLALGEYDNGSGNGSQFNMTALALRTAGHVNGVSALHGEVTRTMWRPMWPDLPADQIPVRSITNGVHVPTWMAGSVFQLLNQHFGPGWLDQVDDPALWERLLDIPDADIWAMRHEMRTDLFSFIRERMRSRWSDEHVSPSRIVAAGSMLDPGALTIGYARRFTAYKRPELIFHDPDRLARILTALDRPVQIVFAGKAHPADEPAKHHLQRVFRHALDPKFSGRLAFIDDYDMHLAHYLVHGCDVWLNNPRKPLEASGTSGMKAALNGVPHLSIGDGWWAEGFNGKNGWLIESHANPDDQAATDAADAESLYTLLETEIVPAFYDRDASGLPSRWIQVVRESMRSNIPRFSTRRMVKQYITEMYGPAAKK, from the coding sequence ATGTCAGAAGAACGTTTTTCCGCTGGCGCCGTTTTACCTGCGCGCATTCACCGTCTGCACGAACTCGCCCTCGACTTGTGGTGGAGCTGGGACAAACGGGCGCGCGAAGTCTTCCGCCGCCTCGACTACGGGCTGTGGCGCGCGACCGCGCACAACCCGGTGCGCATGCTGCAAAGCCTCACCGCCGAGCAGCTGGCCGGCGCCGCCGGTGACGACGCATTCCTGAAAGCGTACGACCAGGCCATCTTCGGGCTGGACAATGCGCGCACGCAGGCGCACCCGTGGTGGCAGGAACGCGAGTCGCTGATCAACGGCGGCAGCATCGCGTATTTTTCGGCCGAGTTCGCGTTGCACCAGTCGCTGCCCATCTACGCCGGCGGCCTCGGCGTGCTGGCGGGCGACCATTGCAAGGAAGCCGCCGATCTCGGAGTGCCGCTGGTCGGCGTGGGCTTCATGTACCCGCAGGGTTACTTCCTGCAGCGCATGAGCAACGAGGGCTGGCAGGAAGAGCGCTATCAGCGGATCAGCTGGACCGAGGCGCCGATCGAGGCGGCCCTCACGCCCGAAGGCAAGCCCTGCATCACCGCGGTGCCGCTGGGCGACCGCACGGTGCTGGCCGCGGTGTGGCGGGTGCGGCTGGGCAAGGTCCGGTTGTTCCTGCTCGACACCGACCTGGCCGAGAACGCGCCGTGGGATCGCGAGCTGTCGGCGCGGCTCTACGGTGGCAACCACGAAACGCGCATCCAGCAGGAAATCATCCTCGGCATTGGCGGCGTGCGGGCCCTCCGCGCGCTGGGCATCACCCCGACGGTGTGGCACTTGAACGAAGGCCACGCCGCCTTCGTGGCGCTGCAGCGCATTCGCGAGGGCATCGAGAAAGGCCACTCGTTCGACGACGCGCTCGACATCGTGCGGCGCTCGACCGTGTTCACCACCCACACGCCGGTGCCGGCCGGCCACGACGCGTTTCCGTTCCACCTGGTCGAGAAGCACCTCGCGGGCTCGTGGGGTGAAATTGGCGAACACCGGCCACGGTTCCTGGCCCTTGGCGAATACGACAACGGCAGCGGGAACGGCTCGCAATTCAACATGACCGCCCTGGCCCTCAGGACCGCGGGCCACGTCAACGGCGTCAGCGCGCTGCACGGCGAGGTGACACGCACCATGTGGCGGCCGATGTGGCCCGACCTGCCCGCCGACCAGATTCCCGTGCGCAGCATCACCAACGGCGTGCACGTGCCCACCTGGATGGCGGGCTCGGTGTTCCAGCTGCTGAACCAGCACTTCGGCCCGGGCTGGCTCGACCAGGTGGACGACCCGGCCCTGTGGGAGCGGCTGCTCGACATTCCCGACGCCGACATCTGGGCCATGCGCCACGAGATGCGGACCGACTTGTTCAGCTTTATCCGCGAACGCATGCGCTCGCGCTGGTCCGACGAACACGTCAGCCCCTCGCGCATTGTCGCCGCCGGCAGCATGCTCGATCCCGGTGCCCTGACCATCGGCTACGCGCGCCGGTTCACGGCGTACAAGCGGCCCGAGCTGATCTTCCACGATCCGGATCGGCTGGCGCGCATCCTGACCGCGCTCGATCGGCCCGTGCAGATCGTGTTTGCCGGCAAGGCCCACCCGGCCGACGAACCGGCGAAGCACCACCTGCAGCGGGTGTTCCGTCATGCCCTCGATCCGAAGTTCAGCGGCCGGCTGGCTTTCATCGACGACTACGACATGCACCTGGCGCACTACCTGGTGCACGGCTGCGACGTGTGGTTGAACAACCCGCGCAAGCCGCTCGAGGCGAGCGGCACCAGCGGCATGAAGGCGGCGTTGAACGGCGTGCCGCACCTCAGCATCGGTGACGGCTGGTGGGCCGAGGGCTTCAACGGCAAGAACGGCTGGCTGATTGAAAGCCATGCCAACCCCGACGATCAGGCGGCGACCGATGCCGCCGACGCCGAGTCGCTCTACACATTGCTCGAGACCGAGATCGTCCCGGCGTTCTACGACCGCGACGCCAGCGGGCTGCCGAGCCGCTGGATTCAGGTGGTGCGCGAGTCGATGCGATCGAATATCCCGCGGTTCTCCACGCGCCGCATGGTGAAGCAGTACATCACCGAGATGTACGGGCCCGCGGCCAAGAAATAA
- a CDS encoding pyridoxal-phosphate dependent enzyme, with product MRQIPIEAIDEAARHVYDAAVRTPLVRLDLPFDGDGPPRPEIYLKLESLQPIGSFKIRGAWNAVRKLSGAQLRDGVWTVSAGNAAQGVAFAARRAGVPCSVMVMDTAPETKLRSIERLGATIVKASYDECWQTVIAHASPRMRGHFVHPFDDDDFIAGNATAGLEILEDLPEVDAVVASLGGGGLLSGIGSVMRARKPSVKIYAAEPATAAPLATSLAKGEPSYFDAWTASFVDGAGGKSVLATMWPLLKELVDGAIVMELADIAAAMRYAADRVHVVAEGAGGCAIAAAMSGRAGTGKVVAVVSGGNIDLARFATLVGATE from the coding sequence ATGCGGCAAATCCCCATCGAAGCCATCGACGAAGCCGCGCGGCACGTCTACGACGCCGCCGTTCGCACCCCGCTTGTCAGGCTCGACCTGCCGTTCGACGGCGACGGCCCACCGCGTCCCGAGATCTACCTGAAGCTCGAGTCGCTGCAGCCGATCGGCTCGTTCAAGATCCGCGGCGCGTGGAATGCCGTGCGCAAGTTGAGCGGCGCGCAACTGCGCGACGGCGTGTGGACGGTCAGCGCCGGCAACGCCGCGCAGGGCGTGGCCTTTGCCGCGCGCCGGGCCGGCGTGCCGTGCTCGGTGATGGTCATGGACACCGCCCCCGAGACCAAGCTGCGCTCGATCGAGCGCCTCGGCGCCACGATCGTCAAGGCCAGCTACGACGAGTGCTGGCAAACGGTGATCGCCCACGCCTCGCCGCGCATGCGCGGTCATTTCGTGCATCCGTTCGATGACGACGACTTCATCGCCGGCAACGCCACGGCCGGTCTCGAGATTCTCGAAGACCTTCCCGAGGTCGATGCGGTAGTCGCGTCGCTCGGCGGCGGCGGGCTGCTGTCGGGCATTGGCTCGGTGATGCGCGCGCGCAAGCCGTCGGTGAAGATCTATGCCGCCGAGCCGGCGACCGCCGCGCCGCTCGCAACTTCGCTGGCCAAGGGCGAGCCGAGCTACTTCGACGCGTGGACCGCGTCGTTCGTCGACGGTGCCGGCGGCAAGTCGGTGCTGGCCACGATGTGGCCGCTCCTGAAGGAACTGGTCGATGGCGCCATCGTGATGGAGCTCGCCGACATCGCGGCCGCGATGCGCTACGCGGCCGACCGCGTGCACGTCGTGGCCGAGGGCGCCGGCGGCTGCGCGATTGCCGCGGCCATGAGCGGCCGGGCCGGCACCGGCAAAGTTGTCGCCGTGGTCTCTGGTGGCAATATCGACCTCGCAAGATTCGCCACGCTGGTTGGCGCTACCGAATAG
- a CDS encoding M28 family peptidase, with protein MKKCVFVLLLSSTLAAQAPPHLPPLDRSLPPAAESIYQALAPRVDADVAMATVRFMAPMWRLAGNPAYEQSQQFIFDRLAAAGLSPRYETFTDSSTGWEQRTGTLRLGGPTGEVVLSREADRVALAINSFSTPAGGASFRLVDAGAGNSAAAYEGKDVKGAVVLVSGPLGSAWQQAVRARGAAGVISTDLAPYTRPEQTPDVLQWGSIPFDEARRSFGFKSTPRAARRLREALAQGAVTVHADLDTVFHRRPNRTLAVEIPGRAKAAERVLLVAHVQEPGANDNASGCGTLLAAALAIHDAVRRGAAPAPERTITFLWVDEIRGSQQWIKDHPEDAKRVLAMLSLDMTGQDTAKTGGTFLIEKGPDPSAIWDRPSDPHSEWGKGKVDPATVRGSFLNDLHLAVSLRRARDTGWVVRTNPYEGGSDHTVFTDAGVPALLNWHFTDRYYHTNLDTVDKTSPAEMQHVGIAVATTALYLAAAGQGEIGPMTGLMEAARDARLATENTNRATSEILEAWRKWYAEAIESVNRLR; from the coding sequence ATGAAAAAGTGCGTATTCGTATTGTTGCTGTCGTCGACGCTTGCCGCGCAAGCGCCCCCGCATTTGCCCCCGCTCGATCGGTCGCTGCCGCCGGCGGCCGAGTCCATTTACCAGGCGCTCGCGCCTCGGGTGGATGCCGATGTGGCCATGGCGACCGTCCGCTTCATGGCGCCGATGTGGCGCCTGGCCGGTAATCCCGCGTACGAGCAGTCGCAGCAATTCATCTTCGACCGTCTCGCCGCGGCCGGCTTGTCGCCGCGTTATGAGACCTTCACGGACTCGAGTACCGGGTGGGAGCAACGAACCGGGACGCTGCGCCTGGGCGGTCCCACGGGTGAAGTAGTGCTGTCGCGTGAGGCCGATCGCGTGGCGCTGGCGATCAACTCGTTCAGCACGCCCGCCGGCGGTGCGTCGTTCCGCCTGGTCGATGCCGGCGCCGGCAACAGCGCTGCCGCGTACGAGGGTAAGGACGTCAAGGGCGCCGTGGTGCTGGTGAGCGGGCCGCTCGGCAGCGCCTGGCAGCAGGCGGTGCGCGCGCGCGGCGCGGCCGGCGTCATCTCGACCGACCTGGCTCCATATACCCGGCCCGAGCAGACGCCCGACGTCCTGCAATGGGGCAGCATCCCGTTCGACGAAGCGCGCCGGTCGTTCGGCTTCAAGTCGACGCCGCGCGCGGCGCGCCGGCTGCGCGAGGCACTGGCCCAGGGCGCCGTGACCGTGCACGCCGACCTTGACACCGTGTTCCATCGCCGGCCGAATCGTACGCTGGCCGTCGAGATCCCGGGCCGAGCGAAGGCAGCCGAGCGGGTGTTGCTGGTCGCGCACGTGCAGGAACCCGGCGCCAACGACAATGCCAGCGGTTGCGGCACGCTGCTCGCGGCGGCGCTGGCCATTCACGACGCCGTGCGCCGTGGCGCGGCGCCGGCACCCGAGCGCACCATCACGTTTCTCTGGGTGGACGAGATCCGCGGCAGCCAGCAGTGGATCAAGGATCACCCTGAGGACGCCAAGCGCGTGCTGGCCATGCTGTCACTGGACATGACTGGCCAGGACACGGCCAAAACCGGTGGCACGTTCCTGATCGAGAAGGGCCCCGATCCGTCGGCGATCTGGGACCGGCCGTCGGATCCGCATTCGGAGTGGGGGAAGGGCAAGGTCGATCCGGCGACCGTGCGTGGCAGCTTCCTGAACGACCTGCACCTGGCGGTCAGCCTGCGCCGCGCCCGTGACACCGGCTGGGTGGTGCGCACCAACCCCTACGAGGGCGGCAGCGATCACACGGTCTTCACCGACGCTGGCGTACCGGCGCTGCTCAACTGGCACTTCACCGACCGCTACTACCACACCAATCTCGACACCGTGGACAAGACCAGCCCGGCCGAAATGCAGCACGTCGGCATTGCCGTGGCCACGACCGCGCTTTACCTGGCGGCCGCGGGCCAGGGCGAGATTGGACCGATGACGGGATTGATGGAAGCGGCGCGCGACGCGCGCCTGGCCACCGAGAACACCAACCGCGCCACTTCCGAGATTCTCGAGGCGTGGCGCAAGTGGTACGCCGAGGCGATTGAAAGCGTGAACCGCCTCCGTTGA